One segment of Mycolicibacterium baixiangningiae DNA contains the following:
- a CDS encoding YqjF family protein, with protein sequence MTDQVPAGFPEDAPSLPHPVLIDQFWADLTFLHWPVDPAAVAHFYPPGTRPDLFEGRTYVGLLPFHLRYTRVVAAVPIPYFGSFAEFNLRLYSVDLDGRHGVLFRSLETERLAVLPVTRIGLGVPYTWAKMSVTRSAGGVCYASTRRWPQRGLRSRAVVAVGAPVEPTPLEVWLTGRWGAHTRTAGHTVWVPIAHLMWPLHAAEITEFEDELVAAAGIECAGPRLRALFSPGVRVRFGRPSRLPAGQDGTPA encoded by the coding sequence GTGACTGATCAGGTGCCGGCGGGCTTCCCGGAAGACGCTCCGAGCCTGCCGCATCCCGTGCTGATCGACCAGTTTTGGGCGGATCTGACGTTTCTGCACTGGCCGGTCGACCCCGCCGCCGTGGCACACTTCTACCCACCCGGCACCCGTCCCGACCTCTTCGAGGGCCGCACCTACGTCGGCCTGCTGCCATTCCATCTTCGCTACACCAGGGTCGTTGCAGCGGTACCGATTCCGTACTTTGGGTCGTTCGCCGAGTTCAACTTGCGGCTGTACTCGGTCGACCTCGACGGCAGGCACGGCGTGCTGTTCCGTTCTCTGGAAACCGAACGTCTGGCGGTTCTGCCGGTGACCCGCATCGGACTGGGGGTGCCGTATACCTGGGCCAAGATGAGCGTCACGCGCTCTGCCGGCGGAGTCTGCTACGCCAGCACCCGCCGCTGGCCGCAGCGAGGCCTGCGCAGCCGTGCGGTGGTAGCCGTGGGTGCACCGGTGGAACCGACGCCGCTGGAGGTCTGGCTGACCGGGCGATGGGGTGCGCACACCCGCACGGCCGGGCACACCGTGTGGGTGCCCATCGCGCACCTGATGTGGCCTTTGCACGCCGCGGAGATCACCGAATTCGAGGATGAACTCGTCGCCGCTGCGGGCATCGAGTGTGCGGGGCCGCGTCTGCGCGCTCTGTTCTCGCCGGGGGTCCGCGTCCGGTTCGGGCGTCCCAGCCGGCTCCCGGCCGGGCAAGACGGCACACCCGCGTGA
- a CDS encoding MBL fold metallo-hydrolase gives MVIALQTWVMRSGDRTILLYTGAGSERERPGMAPWFHQRESDLLAVLAEAGVQPQDVDVVVNTHLHVDHVGGNTVDAGGQWMPAFPNAEYLIPAADDAHYGPNNASGEGLGEVDRLVYEDSIAPIHEAGQAVLWEGLYTIDEHITLESAPGHTPGASVLRLASGSDRAVFSGDVLHSPVQILDPCCNSAYCHSPQQAADSRRRILERAADERELLIPGHFGGAGALEVRRSNGEFALGQWATFSPGSAKSRTD, from the coding sequence ATGGTCATCGCGCTCCAGACGTGGGTAATGCGAAGCGGCGACCGCACGATCCTGCTCTACACGGGCGCGGGAAGTGAGCGCGAGCGACCGGGAATGGCGCCCTGGTTCCACCAACGTGAGAGCGATCTGCTCGCGGTGCTCGCTGAAGCCGGTGTCCAACCGCAAGACGTCGACGTAGTTGTCAACACGCATCTGCACGTCGATCACGTAGGCGGCAACACCGTCGACGCAGGCGGTCAGTGGATGCCCGCGTTCCCCAACGCCGAGTATCTGATTCCCGCCGCCGACGACGCCCACTATGGCCCGAACAATGCGAGCGGAGAAGGGTTGGGAGAGGTCGACCGCTTGGTCTACGAGGACAGTATCGCCCCGATCCACGAGGCGGGACAGGCCGTGCTGTGGGAAGGGCTGTACACCATCGACGAACACATCACCTTGGAATCGGCACCCGGCCACACGCCCGGTGCGTCGGTTCTCAGGCTCGCGTCCGGGAGTGATCGGGCTGTGTTCTCCGGAGATGTATTGCATAGCCCGGTGCAGATTCTCGATCCCTGTTGCAACAGCGCTTACTGCCATTCGCCGCAACAAGCAGCTGACAGCCGCCGCCGCATACTGGAGCGGGCCGCCGATGAACGCGAGTTGCTCATCCCCGGACACTTCGGCGGTGCAGGCGCACTGGAAGTCCGGCGGAGCAATGGCGAATTTGCCCTCGGCCAGTGGGCTACCTTCAGCCCGGGGTCGGCGAAAAGCAGAACCGACTAA
- a CDS encoding alpha/beta hydrolase yields MVGLGHLLVDVSAELLQDARHFYAVRPAGRGPRTAEKLSAARSARIAPAPSDPPADECAVRVGGVTVPIRIFTPAHNRARGVYMDIHGGGFYMDCAARDDVRNRALADALNIAVVSVDYRLAPEHPWPAAPSDCEAVARWLIAHAQDRFGSPQLVIGGRSAGATLATTTLLRLRDTGHAQRVAGAALQFGTFDLSALTPAGRRIADEYFLEAYVGHVTDRTDPDISPVYGDLDRLPPVLMVVGAQDVLLEDNLAMASRLWAAGNDVEIRIYPESPHGFTGHSTEIAQLALDGISSWVLDRIDSPTVGRCLPLIRAKPAAASGDSSVENSVLYW; encoded by the coding sequence GTGGTCGGGCTCGGGCATCTGTTGGTCGACGTGTCTGCCGAGCTTCTTCAGGACGCCCGACATTTCTACGCCGTCAGGCCGGCCGGGCGCGGGCCACGCACCGCTGAGAAGTTGAGCGCAGCCAGGTCAGCCAGGATTGCACCAGCCCCGTCGGATCCGCCAGCGGATGAGTGTGCAGTGCGGGTTGGGGGAGTCACAGTCCCCATCAGGATCTTTACCCCCGCCCATAATCGGGCGCGAGGCGTCTATATGGACATTCACGGCGGTGGGTTCTACATGGACTGCGCCGCCCGCGATGACGTCCGCAATCGCGCGCTTGCAGACGCGCTGAATATTGCAGTGGTCAGCGTCGACTATCGACTGGCACCTGAACATCCGTGGCCAGCGGCACCCAGCGACTGTGAAGCCGTTGCGCGCTGGCTCATCGCACACGCGCAGGACCGATTTGGGTCACCACAATTGGTCATTGGGGGCCGTTCAGCAGGAGCGACTCTGGCGACGACCACATTGCTACGACTGCGCGATACCGGACATGCACAGAGGGTCGCTGGTGCCGCGCTTCAGTTTGGGACATTCGACCTGAGCGCACTGACGCCCGCTGGTCGCCGTATCGCCGATGAGTACTTCCTTGAGGCCTATGTGGGCCATGTGACTGATCGTACGGACCCGGATATCTCGCCGGTCTACGGTGATCTGGATCGGCTGCCGCCCGTTCTGATGGTCGTGGGGGCCCAGGACGTGCTTTTGGAAGACAACTTGGCAATGGCCAGTCGACTCTGGGCCGCCGGCAACGATGTCGAAATTCGGATATATCCCGAGTCGCCCCACGGCTTCACAGGACATTCAACCGAGATCGCCCAACTGGCGCTCGATGGCATCAGTTCGTGGGTACTTGATCGAATTGACTCACCAACGGTCGGGCGATGCCTTCCGCTAATTCGTGCGAAACCGGCTGCGGCGAGTGGTGATTCATCAGTCGAAAAC